A single window of bacterium DNA harbors:
- a CDS encoding type II toxin-antitoxin system RelE/ParE family toxin: protein MMYRVELSENALKTFKKMDKQIATMIFAWISKNLENCENPRIHGKGLIADKKGIWRYRVGDYRLLAHIFDDRLIILVVDAGHRRDIYK, encoded by the coding sequence ATAATGTATCGAGTTGAATTGAGCGAAAACGCACTAAAGACCTTTAAAAAAATGGACAAGCAAATAGCAACGATGATTTTTGCGTGGATATCTAAAAATTTGGAAAACTGTGAAAATCCAAGAATTCATGGAAAAGGATTGATTGCTGACAAAAAAGGTATATGGAGATATAGGGTTGGAGATTATAGATTACTTGCTCATATTTTTGATGATCGATTAATCATCTTGGTTGTTGATGCAGGTCATCGGAGAGACATTTATAAGTAA
- the relB gene encoding type II toxin-antitoxin system RelB family antitoxin yields MSISIRMNDKELELIKKYAELNGTTVSEVIRKAILEKIEDEFDIFLYEKAFKAYEQNSRTYTIEEAKSILGIE; encoded by the coding sequence ATGTCTATATCGATTAGAATGAACGATAAAGAGTTAGAGCTTATAAAGAAATATGCGGAGCTTAATGGAACAACTGTTTCAGAAGTGATACGAAAAGCAATCTTAGAAAAAATCGAAGACGAGTTCGATATTTTTCTGTACGAAAAAGCATTTAAAGCATACGAACAAAACTCTAGAACATACACCATAGAAGAAGCTAAGTCTATCCTTGGTATTGAATAA